The following proteins are co-located in the Fusobacteria bacterium ZRK30 genome:
- a CDS encoding FAD/NAD(P)-binding protein yields the protein MSCSCHDQDPLIPQIAVIKEVRVDTHDVTTFKIVDSFGKKPFEFLPGQCAMISIPPIGEAIFSITSSPTQEEYIECSIKKCGTVTDYLHELEPGSEVGVRGPYGNNFPVEDLKNKDLLFIGGGIGLAPLRSVINYVMDNREDFGVVDIVYGARTPGDLVHSNDIFDVWPKEKETAVHLTVDNVSKNWNGHVGFVPNFVKTLNFDNNKIALVCGPPIMIKYTLQALEEMGFKKEQVYTTLELKMKCGIGKCGRCNIGDKYVCKDGPVFRCDEITELPNEY from the coding sequence ATGAGTTGTAGTTGTCATGATCAAGATCCATTGATACCTCAAATAGCTGTTATAAAGGAGGTCAGAGTAGACACACATGATGTTACTACTTTTAAAATAGTTGATAGTTTTGGGAAAAAACCCTTTGAATTTCTCCCCGGGCAATGTGCTATGATCTCTATACCCCCAATAGGAGAGGCTATTTTTTCAATAACATCCTCTCCTACACAGGAGGAGTATATAGAATGCAGTATCAAAAAATGCGGAACTGTTACAGATTATTTGCATGAGCTTGAGCCAGGTTCTGAAGTCGGTGTAAGGGGTCCCTATGGAAATAATTTCCCAGTAGAAGATCTAAAAAATAAAGATTTACTCTTTATAGGAGGAGGAATAGGGCTAGCTCCATTGCGTTCTGTAATTAATTATGTGATGGATAATAGGGAAGATTTCGGTGTGGTAGATATTGTTTATGGTGCCCGAACACCTGGAGATTTAGTGCATTCAAATGATATCTTTGATGTCTGGCCAAAAGAAAAAGAAACTGCTGTACACCTTACAGTAGATAACGTATCTAAAAATTGGAATGGGCATGTAGGTTTTGTTCCTAACTTCGTAAAAACTTTAAACTTTGACAACAATAAGATCGCCTTAGTCTGTGGACCGCCTATCATGATAAAGTATACCCTTCAGGCATTGGAGGAGATGGGATTTAAAAAGGAACAGGTTTATACTACTTTGGAATTGAAGATGAAGTGCGGAATTGGAAAATGCGGACGTTGTAATATAGGTGATAAGTACGTGTGTAAAGATGGTCCTGTATTTAGATGTGACGAAATCACGGAACTTCCAAATGAATATTAA
- a CDS encoding Fe-S-containing hydro-lyase, producing MKLTTPLRDSDIEKLKAGDTVKISGIIYTARDAAHARLIKLLEEGKDLPFDPKGQIIYYVGPTPAKPGKAIGSAGPTTSYRMDPYAPKLIEAGLKGMIGKGARNQEVRNSIVNHKTIYFAAVGGAAALIAQSIKKSEVIAYDNLGSETIRKMEVVDFPAIVINDLYGNDLYEIGQKEYNCENK from the coding sequence ATGAAGTTAACAACACCATTGAGAGACAGTGATATAGAAAAATTAAAAGCAGGAGATACTGTAAAGATCTCGGGGATCATATATACAGCAAGAGATGCTGCTCACGCTAGATTAATCAAATTATTAGAAGAGGGGAAAGATCTTCCCTTTGACCCAAAGGGACAAATAATCTATTATGTAGGACCAACTCCTGCTAAACCAGGAAAAGCCATAGGAAGTGCAGGTCCTACAACTTCCTATAGAATGGATCCATATGCACCAAAATTAATTGAAGCTGGATTGAAAGGAATGATAGGTAAAGGAGCTAGAAATCAAGAAGTAAGAAATTCTATTGTAAATCATAAAACTATATATTTTGCAGCAGTGGGTGGTGCAGCAGCTCTTATAGCTCAATCTATTAAAAAATCTGAAGTTATTGCATATGATAATTTGGGATCTGAAACGATTAGGAAGATGGAAGTGGTAGATTTTCCTGCTATTGTTATAAATGATCTATATGGAAATGATCTATATGAGATAGGTCAAAAAGAATATAACTGTGAAAACAAATAA
- a CDS encoding 4Fe-4S dicluster domain-containing protein: MKKILKTKLPELWQKISTDFDLFLPIEKNKTLNFSLWKDGEKVNLDKVRTTTSSKHLVFPQTETYLKFKNQNNKLSLKAVKAIGDEYVIFGVRPCDVKSFKLLDNIFLREPVDTYYREHRDRGTIISLACTNPEDTCFCSSFGIDASSAPLGADVAAWDVGDSYIWKPQSEKGQKLMDSTKELFTDIDEKDIQNLEKEKSNIQEKLEDLPFNNIDLSKIKGTQQEIFDKEEIWNEFSERCLACGTCSYLCPTCHCYDLQDYKGNNHGEKFRCWDSCMSSDFTLMAHGNPRTTQMQRLRQRFMHKLVYYPKNHKGDYSCVGCGRCVDRCPVHIDIVKIIKKLGGENNEL; this comes from the coding sequence ATGAAAAAGATTTTAAAGACTAAACTGCCTGAATTATGGCAAAAAATCAGTACTGATTTTGATTTATTTCTTCCTATTGAAAAAAATAAAACACTTAATTTTTCACTTTGGAAGGATGGGGAGAAGGTTAATTTAGACAAAGTAAGGACAACTACTTCATCTAAACACCTTGTTTTTCCTCAGACAGAAACTTATTTGAAATTTAAAAATCAAAATAATAAATTAAGTCTTAAAGCTGTAAAAGCTATAGGAGATGAATACGTTATTTTTGGTGTGAGACCCTGTGATGTAAAGAGTTTTAAACTTTTAGATAATATATTTTTAAGAGAACCTGTAGATACTTATTATAGAGAACACAGGGATAGAGGAACCATCATCTCTCTTGCTTGCACCAATCCTGAAGACACTTGCTTTTGCAGTTCTTTTGGAATAGATGCTTCATCTGCGCCTTTAGGTGCAGACGTAGCTGCATGGGATGTAGGAGATTCCTATATATGGAAACCTCAGAGTGAAAAAGGTCAAAAATTGATGGACAGTACAAAAGAACTTTTTACAGATATAGATGAAAAAGATATTCAAAATTTAGAAAAAGAAAAAAGTAATATCCAGGAAAAATTAGAAGATCTTCCATTTAATAACATAGATCTTTCCAAGATAAAGGGAACTCAGCAGGAGATATTTGACAAGGAAGAGATATGGAATGAATTCAGTGAAAGGTGTCTTGCCTGTGGAACCTGCTCATATCTCTGTCCTACATGTCACTGTTATGACCTTCAAGATTACAAGGGAAATAATCACGGAGAAAAATTTCGCTGCTGGGACTCATGTATGTCATCGGATTTTACACTTATGGCCCATGGAAATCCCAGAACCACCCAGATGCAGAGACTAAGACAGAGATTTATGCATAAACTTGTTTATTACCCTAAAAATCATAAGGGGGATTATTCATGTGTAGGTTGCGGGAGATGTGTTGACAGATGCCCGGTACATATAGACATTGTAAAAATAATAAAAAAATTAGGCGGTGAAAATAATGAGTTGTAG
- a CDS encoding hydrogenase iron-sulfur subunit has translation MSLDTNTNVVNKNEEFKPLIVAFCCNWCSYAGADLAGTSRLKYPANIKIIRVPCSCRVNINFVLRAFQNGADGVVIAGCHPGDCHYSTGNYHTRRRFSLITNLTEYIGVEKERFKVDWISAAEGNKFATVMNDILEDVYKLGPNKKLRDARWKI, from the coding sequence ATGTCATTAGATACCAATACCAATGTAGTCAATAAAAATGAGGAGTTTAAACCATTAATAGTTGCATTCTGCTGTAACTGGTGCAGTTATGCAGGGGCTGATCTGGCTGGGACAAGCAGGTTAAAATATCCTGCTAACATAAAAATCATACGTGTCCCATGCTCTTGCAGAGTAAATATAAATTTTGTACTTCGGGCATTTCAAAATGGTGCTGATGGTGTAGTAATAGCCGGGTGTCATCCAGGGGACTGCCATTATTCTACAGGAAATTATCATACAAGACGTCGATTTTCACTCATAACAAATTTAACTGAATATATAGGAGTAGAAAAAGAACGTTTTAAAGTCGATTGGATCTCGGCAGCAGAGGGAAATAAGTTTGCAACTGTGATGAACGATATATTGGAAGATGTTTATAAGCTTGGACCAAATAAAAAGTTGAGGGATGCCAGATGGAAAATATAA
- a CDS encoding 4Fe-4S dicluster domain-containing protein, with translation MTRTKIIPDKYEKDILQIKKISNEMINDCMQCGKCTAGCPAITEMDILPHQILRHLQLGQFDKVIQSKTIWSCASCFTCAARCPRGVDLAKLMEAIRLINLRQKGNDRLKVQNIGQLMTDQKMPQQAVVSALRKYSK, from the coding sequence ATGACTAGAACAAAAATTATTCCCGATAAATATGAAAAAGATATCTTACAAATAAAAAAAATAAGCAATGAGATGATCAATGACTGCATGCAGTGTGGAAAATGTACAGCAGGCTGTCCGGCAATTACAGAGATGGATATACTTCCTCATCAAATATTAAGGCACCTTCAATTAGGCCAGTTTGATAAGGTTATTCAGAGTAAAACAATCTGGAGCTGTGCATCGTGCTTTACCTGTGCAGCTCGTTGCCCCAGGGGAGTTGACCTGGCTAAACTAATGGAGGCTATACGCCTTATCAACTTGAGACAAAAAGGAAATGACAGATTAAAAGTTCAAAATATAGGTCAGTTAATGACAGACCAAAAAATGCCACAACAGGCTGTTGTAAGTGCGCTTCGTAAATACAGTAAATAA
- a CDS encoding CoB--CoM heterodisulfide reductase iron-sulfur subunit A family protein has product MRKIGVFVCWCGSNIAATVDVKQVVEEAKKMPGVAYAADYQYMCSEIGQNMMKEVIDKHNLDRVVVAACSPRMHENTFRRAAEEAGINPYLVEIANIREQCSWVHKDKEAGTEKAIALTRAAVAKVTLNSELVPGEIDVVKKALIIGGGIAGIQSALDIADAGYKVDIVEKTPSIGGKMAQLDKTFPTLDCSACILTPKMVDAAKHPNITLHTYSEVEKISGYVGNFNVQIKKKARYVDMDKCTGCRICTEKCPSKKAKSEFEEGLKNRGAVYIPFAQAVPNVPVIDTDECIKLKTGKCGLCEKLCPSNAIKFDDKDEIITEEYGAIVVASGYDIIDLNKFGEYQYDHPDVITSLEFERITNAAGPTNGKFLRPSDGEKPKKVVFIQCVGSRDKTERGKSYCSKICCMYTAKHSMLIKEKYPDIEAYVFYIDVRTPGKNFDEFQRRAVEKYGVQYIKGMVGKIFPEGKKLMVHGVDTMSGETLVIDADMVVLAAATKAKSDAIDLKRKLNISTDINNFFTEAHPKLRPVETASAGIYLAGACQGPKDIPETVAQSSAAAAKVIGLLNKSKLVNNPCVSAVDESLCSGCLACTEMCPYDAISYKNIEIDDHGKKIKKVVADVNEALCHGCGGCTVTCRPGAIDLKGFTNKQILAEVDAICH; this is encoded by the coding sequence TTGCGAAAAATTGGAGTTTTTGTATGCTGGTGCGGTTCTAATATAGCCGCTACTGTCGATGTAAAACAGGTTGTAGAAGAAGCAAAAAAAATGCCAGGAGTTGCATATGCTGCAGATTATCAGTATATGTGTTCTGAGATTGGGCAAAATATGATGAAGGAAGTTATAGATAAACACAACTTAGACCGGGTTGTAGTTGCAGCATGTTCTCCTAGGATGCATGAAAATACATTTCGTAGAGCTGCAGAGGAAGCTGGGATAAATCCATATTTAGTTGAAATTGCCAATATAAGGGAACAGTGCTCCTGGGTTCATAAGGATAAGGAAGCTGGAACCGAAAAAGCTATAGCTCTCACGAGAGCAGCAGTAGCTAAGGTTACTTTGAACAGCGAGCTGGTTCCAGGAGAGATAGATGTAGTAAAAAAAGCTCTGATAATTGGTGGTGGAATAGCTGGTATACAGTCTGCTTTGGATATTGCAGATGCTGGATATAAGGTAGACATTGTAGAGAAAACACCTAGTATCGGTGGAAAGATGGCACAATTGGATAAAACATTTCCTACACTGGATTGTTCAGCATGTATCTTGACACCAAAAATGGTAGATGCTGCAAAACATCCAAATATAACTCTTCACACCTATAGTGAAGTTGAAAAAATTAGTGGTTATGTGGGTAATTTCAATGTCCAGATAAAGAAAAAAGCTCGTTATGTTGATATGGACAAGTGCACCGGGTGTCGAATATGTACTGAAAAATGTCCTTCTAAAAAAGCTAAAAGTGAATTTGAAGAAGGGCTTAAAAATAGAGGTGCAGTCTATATCCCATTTGCCCAGGCTGTTCCCAATGTACCAGTAATCGATACAGATGAGTGTATTAAATTAAAAACAGGAAAATGCGGTTTGTGTGAAAAATTATGTCCGTCAAATGCTATTAAATTTGATGATAAAGACGAAATAATAACTGAAGAATATGGTGCTATAGTAGTTGCCAGCGGTTACGATATCATTGATTTAAATAAATTTGGAGAATACCAATACGATCATCCAGATGTAATTACATCTCTTGAATTTGAAAGGATCACCAATGCTGCCGGACCGACAAACGGAAAGTTTTTACGTCCATCTGATGGAGAAAAGCCAAAAAAAGTAGTGTTTATACAGTGTGTCGGTTCCAGAGATAAAACTGAAAGAGGTAAATCATATTGTTCAAAAATTTGTTGTATGTATACCGCTAAACATTCCATGTTGATAAAGGAAAAATATCCTGATATAGAGGCATATGTATTTTATATCGATGTACGTACTCCCGGAAAGAATTTTGATGAATTTCAAAGGAGAGCAGTAGAAAAATACGGAGTCCAGTATATTAAAGGAATGGTTGGAAAAATTTTCCCAGAAGGAAAAAAACTTATGGTTCATGGAGTGGACACCATGAGTGGTGAAACTCTTGTGATAGATGCAGATATGGTTGTATTGGCTGCTGCTACAAAGGCTAAAAGTGATGCTATAGACCTAAAAAGAAAACTTAATATCAGTACCGATATTAATAACTTTTTTACAGAAGCTCATCCGAAACTTCGTCCTGTAGAAACAGCATCAGCAGGGATATATCTGGCTGGAGCCTGTCAGGGACCCAAAGATATTCCTGAAACTGTAGCCCAGTCAAGTGCTGCTGCTGCAAAAGTTATTGGTCTTTTAAACAAATCAAAACTTGTTAATAATCCCTGTGTCTCTGCAGTAGATGAATCTCTATGCAGCGGGTGCCTTGCATGTACAGAGATGTGTCCATACGATGCCATCTCTTATAAAAATATAGAGATCGATGATCATGGGAAAAAAATTAAAAAAGTAGTAGCTGATGTAAATGAAGCTCTCTGTCACGGCTGTGGAGGGTGTACCGTTACCTGCCGGCCAGGTGCAATAGACCTCAAAGGTTTTACAAATAAACAGATCTTAGCGGAGGTGGATGCAATATGTCATTAG
- a CDS encoding fumarate hydratase: MKSLDLTKVTDAVEKMCMDANFYLGSDVLDNLKKMAKTEISPVGKNILDQIVENHELAKENRVPMCQDTGIVVVFLEIGTEVYIDGDIYEAINEGIRRGYEKGLLRKSVVKDPLDRVNTKDNTPGIIHTKLVPGSDKVKIVLAPKGGGSENMSAIKMLKPADGIEGIKQFVVETIKSAGGNPCPPIIVGVGIGGSFEKAALLAKESLMRDVNDSSSNPINAKLEDELLELVNKTGVGPMGLGGRNTALSVKIEAYPCHIASLPVAININCHAARHKEVIL; this comes from the coding sequence ATGAAAAGCTTGGATTTAACTAAGGTAACAGATGCTGTAGAAAAAATGTGTATGGATGCCAATTTCTATTTGGGTTCTGATGTTCTGGATAATTTAAAAAAAATGGCTAAAACAGAAATTTCACCTGTAGGAAAAAATATATTAGACCAAATAGTTGAAAATCATGAACTAGCTAAAGAAAATAGAGTTCCTATGTGTCAAGATACTGGAATAGTAGTAGTATTTTTAGAAATAGGTACCGAAGTTTATATAGATGGAGATATATACGAGGCTATCAATGAAGGAATTAGAAGGGGCTATGAAAAAGGATTATTGAGAAAATCTGTTGTTAAAGATCCTTTAGACAGAGTAAATACAAAGGATAACACTCCTGGAATAATTCATACTAAACTGGTACCTGGAAGCGATAAGGTGAAAATCGTACTTGCCCCTAAAGGCGGAGGAAGCGAAAATATGAGCGCTATCAAGATGTTAAAACCAGCTGACGGTATCGAAGGTATCAAACAATTTGTTGTGGAGACAATTAAGAGTGCCGGTGGAAATCCATGTCCTCCAATTATTGTAGGAGTAGGAATAGGGGGATCTTTTGAAAAGGCTGCACTATTAGCTAAAGAATCCCTTATGAGAGATGTCAATGACAGCAGCTCAAATCCTATAAACGCTAAATTAGAAGATGAGTTATTAGAGTTAGTAAATAAAACTGGAGTAGGACCCATGGGGTTAGGTGGTAGAAATACTGCACTTTCAGTAAAAATAGAAGCTTATCCCTGCCATATTGCATCACTGCCAGTTGCCATCAATATAAACTGTCATGCTGCTAGACATAAAGAAGTAATCCTATAA
- a CDS encoding 4Fe-4S dicluster domain-containing protein, whose translation MENITKKIRAVAKQALIDKEVDKILGWKKGDLWSDSYPVFITKPEDTDTLIWDLFCINNLSKFLIKELTKHDKIGIFIKGCDSTSFNQLLKDNRINRDDVVLYGIPCEGMVDPEKVKKIMLNERVREIKKHENNFTLISKNKNIDVSGEEIKYDKCITCISPNPVVYDQLLSDEVENSKHSGDRFKRIEEIEAMSPDQRYNFWKGEFQRCIRCNACRDICPACSCVKCVFDNEDAEVSGKAKTEGEDTFFHLVRAYHVAGRCVDCGECARVCPAGIPLDLLNRKIIKDINEVYGEFNAGMDSTTPAPLVTFKLEDTDTFSKKGGK comes from the coding sequence ATGGAAAATATAACTAAAAAAATCAGGGCTGTTGCAAAACAGGCTCTTATAGATAAAGAGGTAGACAAAATTTTAGGCTGGAAAAAAGGGGACCTATGGTCCGATTCATATCCGGTATTTATCACTAAACCAGAAGACACCGATACTTTGATATGGGATTTATTCTGTATAAACAATCTCAGTAAATTTCTTATAAAGGAACTTACAAAACATGATAAGATTGGGATTTTTATTAAGGGATGTGATTCAACGTCTTTTAACCAGCTCCTAAAAGATAACAGGATAAACAGGGACGATGTAGTCCTCTATGGGATCCCCTGTGAAGGGATGGTCGATCCTGAGAAAGTAAAAAAAATAATGTTAAATGAAAGAGTCAGAGAGATAAAAAAACATGAAAATAATTTTACTTTAATCAGTAAAAATAAGAATATAGATGTTTCAGGAGAGGAAATAAAATATGATAAATGCATAACATGTATCTCTCCAAATCCAGTGGTTTATGACCAGCTTTTAAGTGATGAAGTAGAAAATAGTAAACATAGTGGGGATAGATTTAAGAGAATTGAAGAGATTGAAGCCATGTCCCCTGACCAACGTTACAATTTTTGGAAGGGAGAATTCCAAAGGTGTATCAGATGTAATGCATGCCGTGATATCTGTCCTGCATGCAGTTGTGTGAAATGTGTATTTGATAATGAAGATGCAGAGGTCTCTGGAAAAGCCAAGACAGAGGGGGAAGATACTTTTTTCCATCTCGTTAGAGCTTATCATGTGGCAGGTCGTTGTGTAGATTGTGGTGAATGTGCAAGAGTCTGTCCTGCCGGGATTCCCCTTGATCTGCTAAATCGAAAAATAATAAAAGATATAAATGAGGTCTATGGTGAGTTTAATGCCGGTATGGATTCTACAACTCCGGCACCACTTGTTACATTTAAACTGGAAGATACAGATACATTTTCAAAAAAAGGAGGAAAATAA
- a CDS encoding CoB--CoM heterodisulfide reductase iron-sulfur subunit B family protein — translation MKYSYYPGCTLKTKAQELEKFALDSANELGIELIEQKDWQCCGAVYPMGEDEIVTKLSSVRSLAAAQEKGEKLVTLCSACHHVIKRVNKDMKDKIEVRDKVNNYLQLENNYNGDGEVIHFLEMIRDDYGFEKLSEKVKVSLNDRKIGAYYGCLLLRPEKDMKFDDSENPVIIENFIDALGGKAIKYPYRTECCGGYLVTENKSITEEMTNNIIKSAVTNKIQEIVTACPLCKYNLENSHEAKANNISVVYFTELLAEALNVK, via the coding sequence ATGAAGTATAGCTATTATCCGGGATGTACCTTAAAAACAAAAGCACAGGAACTTGAAAAATTTGCTCTGGATTCAGCCAATGAATTGGGGATTGAATTGATAGAACAAAAAGATTGGCAGTGCTGCGGCGCAGTATATCCAATGGGAGAAGATGAGATAGTTACAAAACTATCTTCCGTTAGAAGTCTTGCAGCAGCACAGGAAAAAGGTGAAAAACTGGTGACTCTTTGTTCTGCCTGTCATCATGTTATTAAAAGGGTCAATAAAGATATGAAGGATAAAATTGAAGTCAGGGACAAGGTCAACAATTATCTCCAGCTTGAAAATAATTACAATGGAGATGGAGAGGTCATTCATTTTTTAGAGATGATAAGGGATGATTATGGATTTGAAAAATTATCTGAAAAAGTAAAAGTATCTCTCAATGACCGTAAAATAGGAGCTTATTATGGATGTCTCCTTCTCAGACCAGAGAAAGATATGAAATTTGATGATTCAGAAAATCCTGTTATTATTGAAAATTTTATAGATGCATTAGGAGGTAAAGCTATAAAATATCCCTACAGGACAGAGTGCTGCGGAGGATATCTGGTGACCGAAAATAAATCTATAACAGAAGAGATGACAAATAACATTATAAAATCTGCTGTCACAAATAAAATTCAAGAGATCGTAACTGCATGTCCTCTATGTAAATATAATCTAGAGAACAGTCACGAAGCTAAGGCCAATAATATATCTGTTGTTTATTTTACAGAACTTTTAGCCGAAGCTTTAAATGTGAAATAA
- a CDS encoding NADP-dependent malic enzyme, translated as MRVYEESLKLHDQHKGKIEVISKVSVATKEDLSLAYSPGVAEPCKKIAENKSDVYKYTAKGNMVAVITDGTAVLGLGDIGPEAALPVMEGKAILFKEFGGVDAFPICLDTTDTEEIIKTCKLLAPSFGGINLEDIAAPKCVEIERRLIEELDIPVFHDDQHGTAIVTTAAIINSAKLLGKNISDLRVSMIGTGSAGSSIARMLKKLGVKSLYAYNSKGVIMQDKYDKYRFLVKELLDQNIIDTPENLEEDSVAGLVKGTDIFVGVSGPNMVTKDMVRSMNTDPIILAMANPTPEIMPEDALEAGAAVVGTGRSDYPNQVNNVLAFPGLFKGALEAGATVINDEMKIAAAYGIANVLKEDELRADYIIPSPFDDRVASVVAETVKKIAIENNLTRK; from the coding sequence ATGAGAGTATACGAAGAATCATTAAAACTACACGATCAACACAAAGGTAAGATTGAAGTTATTTCAAAGGTATCAGTGGCTACTAAAGAAGATTTAAGTTTGGCATATTCACCAGGTGTAGCAGAACCTTGTAAAAAAATCGCAGAAAACAAAAGTGATGTTTATAAGTATACAGCCAAAGGAAATATGGTTGCAGTAATCACAGATGGTACCGCAGTATTAGGATTAGGAGATATTGGTCCTGAAGCCGCATTACCTGTAATGGAAGGGAAAGCTATCTTATTCAAAGAATTTGGTGGGGTAGATGCATTCCCTATCTGCTTAGATACTACGGATACCGAAGAAATTATCAAAACTTGTAAGTTATTAGCACCTAGTTTTGGAGGAATAAACCTAGAGGATATAGCTGCTCCTAAATGTGTTGAAATAGAGAGAAGATTAATCGAAGAGTTAGATATTCCTGTATTCCATGATGATCAACACGGTACTGCAATAGTCACTACAGCTGCAATAATAAATTCTGCTAAATTGTTAGGTAAAAATATATCTGACTTGAGAGTGTCTATGATCGGAACTGGTTCAGCAGGATCTTCTATTGCTAGAATGCTTAAGAAATTAGGAGTTAAATCACTATATGCTTATAACTCAAAAGGCGTTATAATGCAGGATAAATATGACAAATATAGATTTTTAGTAAAGGAATTATTGGATCAAAATATCATAGATACTCCAGAAAACTTAGAGGAGGACTCAGTAGCGGGATTAGTTAAAGGAACGGATATATTTGTAGGAGTATCTGGACCTAATATGGTTACTAAAGATATGGTCAGATCTATGAATACAGATCCTATTATTTTAGCTATGGCAAATCCTACACCTGAGATCATGCCTGAAGATGCTTTAGAAGCAGGAGCGGCAGTAGTAGGAACAGGTAGATCAGATTATCCAAATCAAGTAAATAATGTATTGGCGTTCCCGGGATTATTCAAAGGAGCTTTAGAAGCAGGAGCTACAGTAATTAATGATGAGATGAAGATAGCAGCTGCATATGGTATCGCCAATGTATTAAAGGAAGATGAATTAAGAGCAGATTATATCATTCCTAGTCCATTTGATGATAGGGTTGCATCAGTAGTAGCAGAAACTGTTAAAAAAATTGCTATTGAAAATAATTTAACAAGAAAATAA